A genomic window from Betta splendens chromosome 24, fBetSpl5.4, whole genome shotgun sequence includes:
- the lrfn5b gene encoding leucine-rich repeat and fibronectin type-III domain-containing protein 5, whose product MESLLVYLMVLGVAVKAHKVQICPKRCVCQVLNPNLATLCDKKGLLFVPPNIDRHTVEMRLGDNFVTSIKRKDFANMTKLVDLTLSRNTIGAIAPHAFKDLENLRALHLDSNRLTHITNDTFSGMSKLHHLILNNNQLTHIQIGAFNDLTALEELDLSYNNLESAPWVAIQRMPNLHTLNLDHNMLSYIPEGTFSGLQKLKRLDVTSNKLQKLPPDPVFQRAGVLATSGIMGPTSFALSFGGNPLRCNCELLWLRRLRREDDLETCASPQHLSGRYFWTVSEEEFLCEPPLITRHSQELRALEGQSVTLRCKARGDPEPIIHWIAPDGRLMSNSSRAAVHADGTLDILISTVKDSGSFTCVASNPAGEAQQTVDLVIAKLPHITNGTVTEQEPDPGSSDIATVTKTGVEPGGVPLGNAKTSQEKKVIIAEATSTSAMVKFNFQRSIPGIRMFQIQYNGTYDDSLVYRMIPPTSKSILVNNLAAGTHYDLCVLAIYDDQVTALTATRVIGCVHFTTEPQYLRCHFMQSQFLGGTIVVIIGGIIVASVLAFIIFLIVRYRVCNQGDADKALEMGDIRSLSSDGQLQGCGIPKSLSKQVLRPEKNDKECLRVALPPPEPAKHRAAVVAATTKPSVPDCTVSTSPASHSWHPASPGAPRPKRSGAPPKPAEAPRAEARADVELENMNRNNSSEVKMAAAVAPAVPGQPAKWTSGPRGPRPHQAPRHYMTVPSGATRVNRRHSLNADSYRERCYVAYPKPGASLRSKRSLSMSGELPQLESTTNIRRARDKLSRSEWLLESTL is encoded by the exons ATGGAGTCGCTCCTGGTTTACCTGATGGTGCTCGGTGTGGCTGTGAAGGCCCACAAGGTCCAAATCTGCCCCAAACGCTGCGTCTGCCAGGTGCTCAACCCCAACCTGGCAACGCTGTGCGACAAGAAGGGGCTCCTGTTCGTGCCCCCCAACATCGACAGGCACACGGTGGAGATGCGCCTCGGGGACAACTTTGTGACTAGCATCAAACGGAAAGACTTTGCTAACATGACCAAGCTGGTGGACCTGACCCTTTCCAGGAACACCATCGGCGCCATCGCGCCCCACGCCTTTAAAGACCTGGAGAACCTCCGGGCGTTACACCTCGACAGCAACCGGCTGACCCACATCACCAACGACACCTTCAGCGGCATGTCCAAGCTGCACCACCTCATCCTCAACAACAACCAGCTCACGCACATCCAGATCGGCGCCTTCAACGACCTGACggccctggaggagctggacctgtCCTATAACAACCTGGAAAGCGCCCCGTGGGTGGCCATCCAGAGGATGCCCAACCTCCACACCCTCAACCTGGACCACAACATGCTCAGCTACATTCCGGAGGGCACCTTTTCCGGACTGCAGAAGCTGAAGAGGCTGGACGTGACCTCCAacaagctgcagaagctgccgCCGGACCCTGTTTTCCAACGAGCGGGGGTCCTGGCCACCTCTGGGATAATGGGGCCCACGTCCTTCGCGCTGAGCTTCGGGGGGAACCCCCTGCGGTGCAACTgcgagctgctgtggctgcggcggctgcgcaGGGAGGACGACCTGGAGACCTGCGCCTCACCGCAGCACCTCTCCGGACGCTACTTCTGGACCGTTTCAGAGGAGGAGTTCCTGTGCGAGCCTCCTCTCATCACCAGGCACTCGCAG GAGCTCCGAGCGCTGGAGGGTCAGAGTGTGACGCTGCGCTGCAAAGCCAGGGGCGACCCCGAGCCCATTATCCACTGGATCGCCCCCGACGGACGCCTCATGTCCAACTCCTCCAGGGCGGCGGTCCACGCGGACGGCACGCTGGACATCCTCATCAGCACCGTCAAGGACTCGG GCTCCTTCACCTGTGTGGCCTCCAACCCGGCCGGCGAAGCCCAGCAGACGGTGGACCTGGTCATCGCGAAGCTCCCCCACATCACCAACGGCACCGTCACCGAGCAGGAGCCGGACCCCGGCTCGTCTGATATCGCCACGGTGACCAAGACGGGGGTGGAGCCGGGAGGGGTGCCCCTGGGGAACGCCAAGACGAGCCAGGAGAAGAAAGTGATCATCGCCGAGGCCACGTCCACGTCGGCTATGGTCAAGTTTAACTTCCAGAGGAGCATACCTGGAATACGCATGTTCCAGATCCAGTATAATGGGACCTATGACGACTCACTGGTGTACAG AATGATCCCGCCGACCAGTAAGAGCATCCTGGTGAACAACCTGGCGGCCGGCACGCACTACGACCTGTGCGTGCTGGCCATCTACGACGACCAGGTGACGGCGCTGACCGCCACCCGGGTCATCGGCTGCGTCCACTTTACCACCGAGCCGCAGTACCTCCGGTGCCACTTCATGCAGTCCCAGTTTCTCGGCGGCACCATCGTGGTTATCATCGGGGGGATTATCGTGGCCTCCGTGCTCGCTTTTATCATCTTCCTCATTGTGCGGTACCGGGTGTGTAACCAGGGAGATGCAGATAAG GCCCTAGAGATGGGGGATATTCGCTCGCTGAGCAGCGATGGGCAGCTACAGGGCTGTGGGATTCCCAAGTCGCTTTCCAAGCAGGTCCTTCGCCCGGAGAAGAACGACAAGGAGTGTCTGAGAGTGGCCCTGCCGCCGCCGGAGCCGGCCAAGCATCGGGCCGCGGTCGTCGCGGCGACCACCAAGCCGTCCGTCCCCGACTGCACCGTCTCTACCTCTCCGGCCAGCCACAGCTGGCACCCGGCCTCCCCGGGCGCCCCGAGGCCCAAGCGCTCCGGCGCTCCACCAAAACCCGCCGAGGCGCCGCGAGCCGAGGCCCGGGCGGACgtggagctggagaacatgAACAGGAATAACTCGTCGGAGGTGAAAatggccgccgccgtcgccccgGCTGTGCCCGGCCAGCCCGCCAAGTGGACTTCGGGCCCCCGGGGTCCGCGGCCTCACCAGGCCCCGCGGCATTACATGACTGTGCCTTCGGGGGCAACGAGGGTGAACCGCAGGCACTCCCTCAACGCGGACTCGTACCGCGAGCGCTGCTACGTGGCCTACCCCAAACCCGGGGCCAGCCTGC
- the LOC114849337 gene encoding methylmalonate-semialdehyde dehydrogenase [acylating], mitochondrial-like, translating to MAAILRRSLLNRKVALQLGRMSYSSSVPTTKLFIDGKFVESSSSEWLDIHNPATNEVVGRVPKATQEEMLSAVDSCSRAFQSWSDTSILSRQQIFLRYQQLIKDNIKELAKIITLEQGKTLADAEGDVFRGLQVVEHACSITSLMLGETLPSITKDMDTYTYRLPIGVCAGIAPFNFPAMIPLWMFPIGMVCGNTYLMKPSERVPGCTMLLAKMFQDAGAPDGTLNIIHGQHAAVNFICDHPAIKAISFVGSNQAGEYIYERGSKNGKRVQSNMGAKNHGVVMPDANRENTINQLVGAAFGAAGQRCMALSTAVFVGESREWLPELVERSKSLRVNAGDQPGADVGPLISPEAKARVHSLIQSGMDEGAKLLLDGRNVNVKGYENGNFVGPTILGNVTPDMKCYTEEIFGPVLVVLEADSLDEAISIVNKNPYGNGTAIFTTNGATARKYTHEVDVGQIGVNVPIPVPLPMFSFTGSRASFRGDTNFYGKQGIQFYTQIKTVTSQWKAEDATVTSPAVTMPTMGR from the exons ATGGCAGCGATCCTCCGACGGTCCCTACTAAACAGGAAG GTTGCCCTCCAGCTGGGTCGCATGAGTTACTCCTCCTCAGTC CCCACCACCAAGCTGTTCATTGATGGCAAGTTTGTCGAGTCCAGCTCGTCTGAATGGCTTGACATTCACAATCCC GCCACTAATGAGGTGGTGGGCCGTGTGCCCAAAGCAACCCAGGAGGAGATGTTGTCAGCTGTGGACTCCTGCTCCAGAGCCTTCCAGTCCTGGTCCGACACCTCCATCCTAAGCAGACAGCAGATCTTCTTGCGCTACCAGCAGCTGATCAAGGACAACATT AAAGAACTGGCTAAAATAATCACCTTGGAGCAGGGCAAAACTCTTGCTGATGCAGAAGGAGATGTATTTAGAGGACTGC AGGTGGTTGAACATGCCTGCAGCATCACATCTCTCATGTTGGGTGAGACGTTACCATCCATCACCAAGGACATGGACACTTACACCTACCGGCTGCCCATTGGCGTGTGTGCTGGTATCGCCCCCTTTAACTTCCCCGCCATGATTCCACTGTGGATGTTCCCTATTGGTATGGTGTGCGGCAACACCTACCTGATGAAGCCCTCTGAACGCGTCCCAGGGTGCACCATGCTGTTGGCTAAAATGTTTCAGGATGCTGGGGCACCAGATGGTACACTCAACATAATCCACGGCCAGCatgcag CGGTGAACTTCATCTGTGACCATCCCGCTATCAAGGCCATAAGCTTTGTGGGCTCCAACCAGGCTGGGGAGTACATCTATGAGCGGGGCTCCAAGAACGGCAAGAGAGTGCAGTCCAACATG gGTGCCAAGAACCATGGTGTGGTGATGCCTGATGCCAATAGGGAGAATACCATCAACCAGCTGGTGGGCGCTGCCTTTGGAGCAGCTGGCCAGCGCTGTATGGCCCTCTCCACTGCTGTTTTTGTAGGGGAATCTCGTGAATGGCTTCCAGAGCTGGTGGAACGCTCCAAATCGCTACGTGTAAATGCAG GTGATCAGCCTGGGGCGGATGTAGGTCCCCTGATCTCCCCTGAAGCCAAAGCCAGAGTTCACTCTTTGATCCAGAGTGGGATGGATGAAGGtgccaagctgctgctggatgggAGAAATGTCAACGTCAAAGGATATGAAAATGGAAACTTTGTAGGACCCACCATCCTTGGCAATGTTACG CCGGATATGAAGTGTTACACAGAAGAGATCTTTGGACCTGTTCTTGTCGTCCTGGAGGCTGACAGTCTCGATGAAGCCATTTCTATTGTCAATAAAAATCCCTATGGCAACGGCACCGCCATCTTCACCACCAATGGAGCCACAGcacgcaaatacacacacgAGGTGGACGTAGGCCAG attGGTGTGAATGTTCCCATCCCTGTGCCTCTCCCCATGTTCTCCTTCACTGGCTCTAGAGCTTCATTCAGAGGAGACACCAACTTCTATGGCAAGCAG GGCATCCAGTTCTACACTCAGATCAAGACAGTGACGTCACAGTGGAAGGCTGAGGACGCTACCGTGACCAGTCCAGCCGTTACTATGCCGACCATGGGACGCTAA
- the LOC114849339 gene encoding ectonucleoside triphosphate diphosphohydrolase 5-like isoform X2: MRGLRLNRTFFRSGVASCSGTGDLCSRSACFIPTEPACDVTRSLPRALLAGHHGEPPLALAFKCSASVRSILPSLSRPANHSRIFYAVMFDAGSTGTRIHVYTFIQSLSEELPVLDNEMFHSTKPGLSAYADSPEMAGHTVRMLLKVAKKTVPRLEWKRTPVILRATAGLRLLEAEKAQALLDQVQHVFDESPFLVPDNSVSIMNGTNEGILAWISVNFLTGHLNAQTQKTVGILDLGGGSTQITFLPKLRKTIESVPVSDYVAKFGILNSTFQLYTYSYLGNGLMAARLATLGALGAEGLQWQVFKSSCLPKKFRDEWSFGGLTYHVSGDPDGYSGYKLCYQEVLKVVKGIIHQPFELEDSNVFYAFSYYFDRAVEAGLIDGVQGGMLEVRDFKKRAKEVCNKMSKYLLISPFLCMDMTYITCLLKDGFGFKERTVLQLTKKVNNVEASWALGATLDHFHHLKIH, from the exons ATGAGAGGATTGCGTTTGAACCGGACGTTTTTCCGTTCAGGGGTCGCATCTTGCAGCGGGACTGGCGACTTGTGTTCGCGGTCAGCGTGTTTTATTCCGACAGAGCCGGCGTGTGACGTCACGAGGAGCCTGCCGCGAGCGCTGCTAGCTGGACACCATGGTGAGCCTCCGCTAGCTTTAGCGTTCAAATGCTCTGCCAG CGTCAGGAGCATCCTTCCCAGTCTGAGCCGGCCAGCAAACCACAGCCGCATCTTCTATGCAGTGATGTTTGATGCTGGGAGCACAGGGACGCGTATTCATGTTTATACCTTCATCCAGAGTCTCTCAG AGGAGCTGCCTGTGTTGGACAATGAGATGTTCCATTCCACAAAGCCTGGGTTGTCGGCATATGCTGACTCCCCTGAAATG GCAGGACACACAGTGAGGATGTTGTTAAAAGTGGCCAAGAAGACAGTGCCTCGCCTGGAGTGGAAGAGAACTCCAGTGATCCTTAGAGCCACAGCCGGTCTTCGGCTGCTGGAGGCGGAGAAAGCTCAGGCTCTTTTGGACCAG GTTCAACACGTGTTTGATGAATCTCCTTTTTTGGTCCCAGACAACAGCGTCAGCATAATGAACGGCACAAATGAAG GGATCCTGGCTTGGATATCTGTGAACTTTCTAACCG GTCACCTGAATGCACAAACCCAGAAGACAGTGGGAATATTGGATTTGGGTGGAGGATCCACTCAGATCACTTTCCTACCAAAACTCAGG AAAACCATTGAAAGTGTTCCTGTTAGTGATTACGTTGCCAAATTTGGCATTTTGAACTCAACGTTTCAGTTGTACACTTACAG CTACTTGGGAAATGGATTGATGGCAGCTCGACTGGCGACACTAGGTGCTTTGGGCGCAGAAG GATTACAATGGCAGGTTTTTAAAAGTTCCTGTCTGCCAAAGAAGTTCAGGGATGAATGGAGCTTTGGGGGACTAACCTATCATGTGAGCGGGGACCCAGATG GTTATTCGGGATACAAGCTGTGTTATCAGGAAGTACTTAAGGTGGTGAAGGGGATTATTCATCAGCCGTTTGAGCTCGAAGACAGCAATGTTTTCTATGCATTCTCCTATTACTTTGACAGAGCTGTGGAAGCAGGCCTTATCG ATGGAGTCCAAGGAGGGATGTTGGAGGTCAGGGACTTCAAGAAGAGGGCTAAAGAGG TGTGCAATAAGATGAGCAAGTACCTGCTCATCAGTCCTTTCCTGTGTATGGACATGACCTACATAACTTGTCTGCTCAAGGATGGGTTCGGGTTCAAGGAGCGCACAGTGCTGCAG TTGACCAAGAAAGTGAATAACGTCGAGGCAAGCTGGGCTCTGGGTGCTACGTTGGACCATTTCCACCACCTGAAGATCCACTGA
- the LOC114849339 gene encoding ectonucleoside triphosphate diphosphohydrolase 5-like isoform X1, giving the protein MKPTVPLVLLVLLTVAGQSQAQVKSSILDLTNSVRSILPSLSRPANHSRIFYAVMFDAGSTGTRIHVYTFIQSLSEELPVLDNEMFHSTKPGLSAYADSPEMAGHTVRMLLKVAKKTVPRLEWKRTPVILRATAGLRLLEAEKAQALLDQVQHVFDESPFLVPDNSVSIMNGTNEGILAWISVNFLTGHLNAQTQKTVGILDLGGGSTQITFLPKLRKTIESVPVSDYVAKFGILNSTFQLYTYSYLGNGLMAARLATLGALGAEGLQWQVFKSSCLPKKFRDEWSFGGLTYHVSGDPDGYSGYKLCYQEVLKVVKGIIHQPFELEDSNVFYAFSYYFDRAVEAGLIDGVQGGMLEVRDFKKRAKEVCNKMSKYLLISPFLCMDMTYITCLLKDGFGFKERTVLQLTKKVNNVEASWALGATLDHFHHLKIH; this is encoded by the exons ATGAAGCCCACTGTGCCGCTTGTACTTCTGGTCCTGCTTACTGTAGCAGGACAAAGCCAGGCCCAGGTCAAGAGCTCAATTTTGGATTTGACCAACAGCGTCAGGAGCATCCTTCCCAGTCTGAGCCGGCCAGCAAACCACAGCCGCATCTTCTATGCAGTGATGTTTGATGCTGGGAGCACAGGGACGCGTATTCATGTTTATACCTTCATCCAGAGTCTCTCAG AGGAGCTGCCTGTGTTGGACAATGAGATGTTCCATTCCACAAAGCCTGGGTTGTCGGCATATGCTGACTCCCCTGAAATG GCAGGACACACAGTGAGGATGTTGTTAAAAGTGGCCAAGAAGACAGTGCCTCGCCTGGAGTGGAAGAGAACTCCAGTGATCCTTAGAGCCACAGCCGGTCTTCGGCTGCTGGAGGCGGAGAAAGCTCAGGCTCTTTTGGACCAG GTTCAACACGTGTTTGATGAATCTCCTTTTTTGGTCCCAGACAACAGCGTCAGCATAATGAACGGCACAAATGAAG GGATCCTGGCTTGGATATCTGTGAACTTTCTAACCG GTCACCTGAATGCACAAACCCAGAAGACAGTGGGAATATTGGATTTGGGTGGAGGATCCACTCAGATCACTTTCCTACCAAAACTCAGG AAAACCATTGAAAGTGTTCCTGTTAGTGATTACGTTGCCAAATTTGGCATTTTGAACTCAACGTTTCAGTTGTACACTTACAG CTACTTGGGAAATGGATTGATGGCAGCTCGACTGGCGACACTAGGTGCTTTGGGCGCAGAAG GATTACAATGGCAGGTTTTTAAAAGTTCCTGTCTGCCAAAGAAGTTCAGGGATGAATGGAGCTTTGGGGGACTAACCTATCATGTGAGCGGGGACCCAGATG GTTATTCGGGATACAAGCTGTGTTATCAGGAAGTACTTAAGGTGGTGAAGGGGATTATTCATCAGCCGTTTGAGCTCGAAGACAGCAATGTTTTCTATGCATTCTCCTATTACTTTGACAGAGCTGTGGAAGCAGGCCTTATCG ATGGAGTCCAAGGAGGGATGTTGGAGGTCAGGGACTTCAAGAAGAGGGCTAAAGAGG TGTGCAATAAGATGAGCAAGTACCTGCTCATCAGTCCTTTCCTGTGTATGGACATGACCTACATAACTTGTCTGCTCAAGGATGGGTTCGGGTTCAAGGAGCGCACAGTGCTGCAG TTGACCAAGAAAGTGAATAACGTCGAGGCAAGCTGGGCTCTGGGTGCTACGTTGGACCATTTCCACCACCTGAAGATCCACTGA
- the LOC114849339 gene encoding ectonucleoside triphosphate diphosphohydrolase 5-like isoform X3, translating into MFDAGSTGTRIHVYTFIQSLSEELPVLDNEMFHSTKPGLSAYADSPEMAGHTVRMLLKVAKKTVPRLEWKRTPVILRATAGLRLLEAEKAQALLDQVQHVFDESPFLVPDNSVSIMNGTNEGILAWISVNFLTGHLNAQTQKTVGILDLGGGSTQITFLPKLRKTIESVPVSDYVAKFGILNSTFQLYTYSYLGNGLMAARLATLGALGAEGLQWQVFKSSCLPKKFRDEWSFGGLTYHVSGDPDGYSGYKLCYQEVLKVVKGIIHQPFELEDSNVFYAFSYYFDRAVEAGLIDGVQGGMLEVRDFKKRAKEVCNKMSKYLLISPFLCMDMTYITCLLKDGFGFKERTVLQLTKKVNNVEASWALGATLDHFHHLKIH; encoded by the exons ATGTTTGATGCTGGGAGCACAGGGACGCGTATTCATGTTTATACCTTCATCCAGAGTCTCTCAG AGGAGCTGCCTGTGTTGGACAATGAGATGTTCCATTCCACAAAGCCTGGGTTGTCGGCATATGCTGACTCCCCTGAAATG GCAGGACACACAGTGAGGATGTTGTTAAAAGTGGCCAAGAAGACAGTGCCTCGCCTGGAGTGGAAGAGAACTCCAGTGATCCTTAGAGCCACAGCCGGTCTTCGGCTGCTGGAGGCGGAGAAAGCTCAGGCTCTTTTGGACCAG GTTCAACACGTGTTTGATGAATCTCCTTTTTTGGTCCCAGACAACAGCGTCAGCATAATGAACGGCACAAATGAAG GGATCCTGGCTTGGATATCTGTGAACTTTCTAACCG GTCACCTGAATGCACAAACCCAGAAGACAGTGGGAATATTGGATTTGGGTGGAGGATCCACTCAGATCACTTTCCTACCAAAACTCAGG AAAACCATTGAAAGTGTTCCTGTTAGTGATTACGTTGCCAAATTTGGCATTTTGAACTCAACGTTTCAGTTGTACACTTACAG CTACTTGGGAAATGGATTGATGGCAGCTCGACTGGCGACACTAGGTGCTTTGGGCGCAGAAG GATTACAATGGCAGGTTTTTAAAAGTTCCTGTCTGCCAAAGAAGTTCAGGGATGAATGGAGCTTTGGGGGACTAACCTATCATGTGAGCGGGGACCCAGATG GTTATTCGGGATACAAGCTGTGTTATCAGGAAGTACTTAAGGTGGTGAAGGGGATTATTCATCAGCCGTTTGAGCTCGAAGACAGCAATGTTTTCTATGCATTCTCCTATTACTTTGACAGAGCTGTGGAAGCAGGCCTTATCG ATGGAGTCCAAGGAGGGATGTTGGAGGTCAGGGACTTCAAGAAGAGGGCTAAAGAGG TGTGCAATAAGATGAGCAAGTACCTGCTCATCAGTCCTTTCCTGTGTATGGACATGACCTACATAACTTGTCTGCTCAAGGATGGGTTCGGGTTCAAGGAGCGCACAGTGCTGCAG TTGACCAAGAAAGTGAATAACGTCGAGGCAAGCTGGGCTCTGGGTGCTACGTTGGACCATTTCCACCACCTGAAGATCCACTGA
- the znf410 gene encoding zinc finger protein 410, whose protein sequence is MLSDELESKPELLVQFVQNASIPLVQGLEDSESKHSCLPLLAPAESSLCSHLELTDAGLSHEPGNSPSLPEFGGVSEQSPLVAQTHPHPQASPSSPPILHDLQQSDSTSYVLLNLTKGITASSESLIFTADGAGEDDDEGVSSGDYGIDGSAPWYLRVQELAHDSLIAATRAQIARDAKASQDARVASVSNGDHTHGLTADADKRELPSRTGRPLAKQVLRCSFEGCCRTFTWPAHLKYHLKTHRNDRMFRCGAEGCGKSFYVLQRLQVHMRTHNGEKPFICKEKNCGKKFTTAGNLKNHRRIHTGEKPFLCEADGCGRSFAEYSSLRKHMLVHSGEKPHHCGICGKTFSQSGSRNVHMRKRHGEESLSSDSRETGEALTQSSLLEADGENGNGMVTMTTAVEPMNLDHAMLRSPGSADSVVVLSQPHELVTMTTEGHAYGEDVVALL, encoded by the exons ATGCTTTCTGATGAGCTAGAGTCCAAACCAGAG CTGCTGGTGCAGTTTGTGCAGAACGCCTCCATCCCGTTGGTGCAGGGTTTGGAGGATTCAGAGTCCAAACACTCCTGCCTGCCTCTGCTGGCTCCGGCTGAGAGCTCGCTGTGCAGCCACCTTGAGCTCACAG ATGCAGGGCTGAGCCATGAACCCGGCAATTCTCCTTCATTGCCAGAGTTTGGAGGGGTATCAGAGCAAAGCCCTTTAGTGGCccagacccatcctcacccgCAGGCCTCACCGAGCTCCCCACCCATCCTCCATGACCTACAGCAGTCAGACAGCACTTCCTATGTGCTGCTAAACCTTACAAAAG gCATCACTGCTTCTTCAGAGTCCCTGATCTTCACCGCAGATGGCGctggtgaggatgatgatgagggggTCTCATCAGGGGACTACGGGATAGATGGCAGTGCTCCCTGGTATCTGCGAGTGCAGGAACTGGCACACGACAGTCTGATTGCGGCCACGCGGGCACAGATTGCGAGAGATGCCAAGGCCAGCCAGGATGCCAGAGTCGCAAGTGTCAGTAATG GCGACCACACACACGGTTTGACAGCAGACGCAGACAAGCGAGAGCTGCCATCTCGGACCGGCCGCCCCCTCGCCAAGCAGGTCCTGCGCTGCTCGTTCGAGGGATGCTGCAGGACTTTCACTTGGCCAGCTCATCTCAAATACCATCTGAAAACCCACCG GAATGACCGCATGTTCAGGTGCGGCGCGGAGGGCTGCGGGAAGAGCTTCTAcgtgctgcagaggctgcaggttcACATGAGGACGCACAACGGCGAGAAGCCCTTCATCTGCAAGGAGAAGAACTGTGGCAAGAAGTTCACCACGGCTGGAAACTTGAAGAAccacagacgcatacacacag GAGAGAAGCCCTTCCTGTGTGAAGCAGATGGTTGCGGGCGATCATTCGCAGAGTATTCCAGTCTACGAAAGCATATGTTGGTGCATTCTG GTGAGAAGCCCCATCACTGTGGGATTTGTGGGAAGACATTCTCTCAGTCAGGCAGCAGAAATGTCCACATGAGGAAGCGACACGGAGAAGAAAGTCTCAGCAGTGACAGCAGAGAAacag GAGAGGCTCTGACCCAGAGCAGCCTGCTGGAGGCCGATGGTGAGAACGGCAACGGGAtggtcaccatgacaacagctgTGGAACCCATGAATCTGGATCACGCCATGCTGCGGTCACCAG GCTCCGCAGACTCAGTGGTAGTTCTCTCTCAGCCACATGAACTGGTGACCATGACGACTGAAGGCCATGCATATGGAGAAGATGTGGTGGCACTGCTGTAG